The Mesoaciditoga lauensis cd-1655R = DSM 25116 genome window below encodes:
- a CDS encoding redox-sensing transcriptional repressor Rex, translated as MESKKSKIPSPVAKRLALYHRCVETLLKSGKEMISSKELGERLSIKSSQIRKDLSYFGGFGKRGSGYNLNYLKDALENIMGINRTWNVGVVGAGNIGTALANYQGLLKDGYKIVALFDRNDKKVGKTVGPRKVPIFHVNEMCQKIRELSIEIGVIAVPAEYAQSVADRLVKCAEIKGIINFAPVKIYVEKVDLEDVDISISFKSLTFKIWSEVIGRK; from the coding sequence ATGGAATCGAAGAAGTCCAAGATACCATCACCTGTGGCGAAGAGGTTAGCCCTTTACCATAGATGTGTTGAAACCCTCCTCAAATCCGGGAAAGAGATGATCTCTTCAAAGGAATTAGGTGAAAGGCTTTCGATAAAATCCAGCCAAATAAGGAAAGATCTCTCTTACTTTGGAGGCTTTGGAAAGAGGGGCAGTGGATACAATCTCAATTATTTAAAAGACGCATTGGAAAACATCATGGGCATAAACAGAACATGGAACGTTGGGGTTGTTGGTGCCGGTAACATCGGAACGGCGTTGGCAAACTATCAGGGGCTTTTAAAAGACGGCTACAAGATCGTGGCGCTTTTCGATAGAAACGATAAAAAGGTTGGAAAGACCGTTGGGCCAAGAAAGGTCCCCATCTTCCACGTGAATGAGATGTGCCAAAAGATAAGAGAGCTTTCCATAGAGATAGGCGTTATTGCGGTACCCGCAGAGTACGCCCAATCAGTCGCGGATAGACTCGTAAAATGTGCTGAAATAAAGGGAATAATAAATTTTGCTCCCGTTAAGATATACGTTGAAAAAGTTGATTTAGAAGACGTCGATATATCGATATCGTTTAAATCCCTGACTTTTAAAATTTGGAGTGAAGTCATTGGAAGAAAATGA